The proteins below are encoded in one region of Paraburkholderia aromaticivorans:
- the phnA gene encoding phosphonoacetate hydrolase — MANTSERTIEVNGRSYRLPSQPTVVVCVDGCEFDYLEAAVAAGVAPFIGKMLKGGSAFKGDCVIPSFTNPNNLSIVCGVPPSVHGICGNYFWDPDANGGEGAEVMMNDPAYLRAGTLLAAAADAGAAVAVVTAKDKLRRLLGWQLKGICFSAEKADKVTLEENGIGEVLDLVGLPVPDVYSAGLSEFVFAAGVRLAQTRQLDLMYLSTTDYIQHKWAPGTEGANAFYAMMDGYLAKLDALGWVIGLTADHGMNAKHDPQTGEPNVIYLQDVLDDWLGAGRARVILPITDPYVVHHGALGSFATIYLPRDVGVAQLIERIGGLQGIATVLDNAAACERFELPNDRVGDIVVVSTKHVVLGTRRADHDLSGLTVPLRSHGGISEQEVPLLFNRRVEALPSSGGDGGKRLRNFDIFDIALNRVSSS; from the coding sequence ATGGCAAACACCAGCGAACGTACGATCGAAGTCAACGGCCGCAGCTACCGGCTACCCTCGCAACCGACGGTGGTGGTGTGCGTCGACGGCTGCGAATTCGATTATCTCGAAGCCGCGGTCGCGGCGGGCGTCGCGCCGTTCATCGGCAAGATGCTCAAGGGCGGCAGCGCCTTCAAGGGCGACTGCGTGATCCCGTCGTTCACCAACCCGAACAATTTGTCGATCGTGTGCGGCGTGCCACCTTCGGTGCATGGCATCTGCGGCAATTACTTCTGGGACCCGGACGCGAACGGCGGCGAGGGCGCGGAAGTGATGATGAACGACCCCGCTTATCTGCGCGCGGGCACCTTGCTCGCCGCTGCTGCCGACGCCGGCGCGGCGGTCGCCGTGGTCACCGCGAAAGACAAGTTGCGCCGGCTGCTCGGCTGGCAGCTGAAGGGCATCTGCTTCTCGGCGGAGAAAGCCGACAAGGTCACGCTCGAGGAAAACGGCATCGGCGAAGTGCTCGATCTGGTCGGCTTGCCGGTGCCCGATGTGTATAGCGCCGGGCTGTCCGAATTCGTGTTCGCCGCCGGCGTGCGGCTCGCGCAAACGCGCCAGCTCGACCTGATGTATCTGTCGACGACCGATTACATCCAGCACAAATGGGCGCCGGGCACCGAGGGCGCGAACGCGTTCTACGCGATGATGGACGGCTACCTCGCGAAGCTCGACGCGCTCGGCTGGGTGATCGGCCTGACCGCCGATCACGGCATGAACGCCAAGCACGATCCGCAGACCGGCGAGCCGAATGTGATCTATCTGCAGGACGTGCTCGACGACTGGCTCGGCGCCGGCCGCGCGCGCGTCATTCTGCCGATCACGGATCCGTATGTGGTGCATCACGGCGCGCTCGGCTCGTTTGCGACCATCTATCTGCCGCGCGATGTCGGCGTCGCGCAGTTGATCGAGCGGATCGGCGGCTTGCAGGGGATCGCTACCGTGCTCGACAACGCGGCGGCGTGCGAACGTTTCGAGCTGCCGAACGACCGCGTTGGCGATATCGTCGTGGTCAGCACGAAGCATGTCGTGCTCGGCACGCGGCGCGCTGACCACGATCTGTCCGGGCTGACCGTGCCGCTGCGCTCGCATGGCGGGATTTCCGAGCAGGAAGTGCCGCTGCTGTTCAACCGGCGTGTCGAAGCGTTGCCGTCCAGTGGTGGCGATGGCGGCAAGAGGCTGCGCAACTTCGATATCTTCGACATCGCCTTGAATCGCGTGTCGTCATCATGA
- a CDS encoding phosphonate utilization associated transcriptional regulator, with product MTEYVQNAAVDPIEVVRRHSLTALVRDEIERHIIEGALAPGDKLNEADWATRLQVSRGPVREAFRALEQAGLVRTEKNRGVFVRTVSLAEADEIYAVRAVLEEAACRMLAVSIDARKLAALRGWLDAMRAALDAQDHDAYACANVAFHDALVAASGNSKLYETYRRLVCELSLFRRAALVVHADAMERSLAEHRAILKALASRDAEHAAALMHAHVNGGLQRAHAACEAAGPLSVVRMPAASDD from the coding sequence ATGACCGAATATGTGCAAAATGCTGCTGTCGATCCGATCGAGGTTGTGCGCAGGCATTCGCTGACGGCGCTGGTTCGCGACGAAATCGAACGGCACATCATCGAGGGGGCGCTCGCGCCGGGCGACAAGCTCAACGAAGCCGACTGGGCCACGCGTCTGCAGGTGTCGCGCGGTCCGGTGCGCGAGGCGTTTCGCGCACTGGAGCAGGCCGGACTCGTGCGTACCGAGAAGAACCGCGGCGTGTTCGTGCGGACGGTGTCGCTGGCGGAAGCGGATGAGATCTACGCGGTGCGCGCGGTGCTCGAAGAGGCGGCGTGCCGGATGCTGGCGGTGAGTATCGATGCTCGCAAGCTCGCGGCGTTGCGCGGCTGGCTCGATGCGATGCGCGCGGCGCTCGACGCCCAGGATCACGATGCCTACGCATGCGCGAACGTGGCGTTTCACGATGCGCTGGTGGCGGCATCGGGGAATTCGAAGCTGTATGAGACGTACCGACGGCTGGTGTGTGAGTTGAGCCTGTTTCGACGTGCCGCGCTGGTGGTGCATGCCGATGCGATGGAGCGCTCGCTCGCCGAACATCGCGCGATCCTGAAGGCGCTGGCTTCGCGCGACGCCGAACATGCCGCCGCGCTCATGCATGCGCACGTGAACGGCGGCTTGCAGCGCGCCCACGCGGCGTGCGAAGCGGCGGGGCCGTTGAGCGTGGTGCGGATGCCGGCGGCATCGGACGATTGA
- the phnV gene encoding 2-aminoethylphosphonate ABC transport system, membrane component PhnV has product MAVELDPTVLPVMHKKARPVRRSLMVRMLGGAFLGFSALLCFWLFVLPVLVVALSSVAAHWSGTILPDGFSMRWFERLGSSDFDALTTSLEIGMSVAVLGTILGLWLALALEGRDRRGLGAIVDTIAMMPNGVPSVVLGLAVLIAYHKRPFDLSSSAAIVVFVQLALVLPFCYRCAAAALRPELTILREAAASLGAPPSMVLRRVVLPQLVPAIRASLALGFALSLGELGATLTVYPPGFATVPIVVVGQVERGYYLPASALSLILLLVSLAALLLIAARVPRRRAD; this is encoded by the coding sequence ATGGCCGTTGAACTCGACCCGACCGTTTTGCCGGTCATGCACAAGAAAGCGCGCCCGGTGCGCCGCAGTTTGATGGTGCGCATGCTCGGCGGCGCGTTTCTGGGTTTTTCCGCCTTGCTGTGCTTCTGGCTGTTCGTGTTGCCGGTGCTGGTCGTCGCGCTCTCGAGCGTGGCCGCGCACTGGTCCGGCACGATCCTGCCCGACGGCTTCAGCATGCGCTGGTTCGAGCGTCTCGGTTCGAGCGACTTCGACGCGCTCACGACCAGCCTTGAAATCGGCATGAGTGTCGCGGTGCTCGGCACGATTCTCGGCCTATGGCTCGCGCTGGCGCTGGAAGGCCGCGACCGTCGTGGACTCGGCGCCATCGTCGATACCATCGCGATGATGCCCAATGGCGTGCCGAGCGTCGTGTTGGGGCTAGCGGTGCTGATCGCGTATCACAAGCGGCCGTTCGATCTGTCGAGCTCCGCCGCGATCGTCGTGTTCGTGCAGTTGGCGCTGGTGCTGCCGTTCTGCTACCGATGCGCCGCCGCGGCGTTGCGCCCCGAGCTGACGATTCTGCGCGAAGCGGCGGCGAGTCTCGGTGCGCCGCCTTCGATGGTGCTGCGCCGCGTCGTGTTGCCGCAACTGGTGCCGGCGATCCGCGCGAGTCTCGCGCTGGGCTTCGCGCTTTCGCTCGGCGAACTCGGCGCCACGCTGACCGTGTATCCGCCGGGATTCGCGACGGTGCCGATCGTGGTGGTCGGTCAGGTGGAGCGCGGGTATTACCTGCCGGCCTCCGCGCTGTCGCTGATTCTCCTGCTGGTCTCGCTCGCTGCGCTGCTGCTGATCGCGGCGCGCGTCCCGCGCCGTCGGGCGGACTGA
- a CDS encoding 2-aminoethylphosphonate ABC transporter permease subunit: MSSLSTPDTPTSLGTAAADARRSASAASHTAAVKRRERAAQWHLLFIAVVVLGPLVVYPLVRLVLLSLTGPHGLSLHAYSAFFGNPETSGVIGTTLWILFASAGLASLLGVALASILFFKPFPGARMITRFLELFVAFPSFLVAFTLIFLYGSQGSVSIGLQRLFHLQAPPLDFLFGVGGVILAEVVFYAPFVVRPTLASFATLDMRLIEAARSLGASGWMVAFKVILPLAWPGIAAGTILCFLLTLNEFGILLVLGSAHLITLPVAIYSSATVDLDLPTAAAGAVVMLIMSLSLYALYRQVNRRKVKGAGHGR; encoded by the coding sequence ATGTCGTCCTTATCAACCCCTGATACGCCCACTTCGCTCGGCACAGCCGCCGCCGACGCCCGCCGCAGCGCCAGCGCCGCCTCGCATACGGCCGCGGTGAAGCGCCGCGAACGCGCCGCGCAATGGCATCTGCTGTTCATTGCCGTGGTCGTGCTCGGGCCGCTGGTCGTCTATCCGCTCGTGCGTCTCGTGCTGCTGAGTCTGACCGGACCGCACGGCTTGAGCCTGCACGCTTACTCGGCGTTCTTCGGCAATCCGGAAACGAGCGGCGTGATCGGCACGACGCTGTGGATCCTGTTTGCCAGCGCCGGGCTCGCGTCACTGCTCGGCGTCGCGCTGGCGTCGATCCTGTTCTTCAAGCCGTTTCCCGGCGCGCGGATGATCACGCGGTTTCTCGAACTGTTCGTGGCGTTCCCGTCGTTTCTGGTCGCGTTCACGCTGATCTTTCTGTACGGCTCGCAAGGCTCTGTCAGTATCGGCTTGCAGCGGCTCTTTCATCTGCAGGCGCCGCCGCTCGATTTCCTGTTCGGCGTGGGCGGCGTGATTCTCGCGGAAGTGGTGTTCTACGCGCCGTTCGTCGTGCGTCCTACGCTGGCTTCGTTCGCCACGCTCGACATGCGGCTGATCGAAGCCGCCCGCAGTCTCGGCGCGAGTGGCTGGATGGTCGCGTTCAAGGTGATTCTGCCGCTCGCGTGGCCGGGCATCGCCGCCGGCACGATCCTGTGCTTTCTGCTGACGCTCAACGAGTTCGGCATTCTGCTCGTGCTCGGCAGCGCGCATCTGATCACGCTGCCGGTGGCGATCTACAGTTCCGCCACCGTCGATCTCGATCTGCCGACCGCCGCCGCCGGCGCGGTCGTGATGCTGATCATGTCGTTGTCGCTGTACGCGTTGTACCGCCAGGTCAACCGTCGCAAGGTGAAAGGAGCGGGCCATGGCCGTTGA
- the phnT gene encoding 2-aminoethylphosphonate ABC transport system ATP-binding subunit PhnT → MNTASLAQPGALGAAPDALDAVRSTTPGGVQIDHLTVRFGSRTVLDDLSLTIQRGELLTVLGRSGCGKTTLLRFIAGFIEADGLAGTLTVAGHDLTHVPPHKRNLGLLFQSYALFPHLSVFENVAFGLRARRTPSKDVARRVADALKLVQLGDAGHVMPAQLSGGMQQRVALARALVIEPDVLLLDEPLSALDANLRASVRSELKALHERLPNLTIVCVTHDQDDALVLSDRTLLMREGRIAQLGTPQQLYDTPADGFVARYLGAANLLPPQVAFSMSDTRYNERDRVACLRPEALRIVPLGEGQLHGAITSVEWYGAVLSVSVLLDAMPNEPVLVTMQRGHGMMPEKGARISLRYEADDVVLINP, encoded by the coding sequence GTGAATACCGCCAGTCTTGCTCAACCAGGCGCGCTCGGCGCCGCACCGGACGCGCTCGATGCCGTGCGTTCGACTACGCCGGGCGGCGTGCAGATCGATCATCTGACGGTGCGCTTCGGTTCGCGCACGGTGCTCGACGATCTGTCGTTGACCATCCAGCGCGGCGAATTGCTCACCGTGCTCGGCCGCAGCGGTTGCGGCAAGACGACGTTGTTGCGTTTCATCGCCGGGTTTATCGAAGCGGACGGACTGGCCGGCACGCTGACCGTGGCCGGTCACGACCTCACGCATGTGCCGCCGCATAAGCGCAATCTCGGGCTGCTGTTTCAGAGCTATGCGCTGTTTCCCCATCTATCGGTGTTCGAGAACGTGGCCTTCGGGTTGCGCGCGCGCCGCACGCCGTCCAAAGATGTCGCGCGCCGTGTCGCCGACGCGCTGAAGCTGGTGCAACTCGGCGATGCCGGGCATGTGATGCCCGCGCAGTTGTCGGGCGGCATGCAGCAGCGTGTGGCGCTCGCGCGCGCGCTCGTGATCGAGCCCGATGTGCTGCTGCTCGACGAACCGCTTTCCGCACTCGACGCCAATCTGCGCGCGTCGGTGCGTTCCGAACTCAAGGCGCTGCATGAGCGCCTGCCGAATCTGACGATCGTCTGCGTGACGCACGATCAGGACGACGCGCTGGTGTTGTCCGACCGCACGCTGCTGATGCGCGAAGGCCGCATCGCCCAACTCGGCACGCCGCAGCAGTTGTACGACACGCCGGCCGACGGCTTCGTCGCGCGTTATCTGGGCGCGGCCAATCTGCTGCCGCCGCAGGTCGCCTTCAGCATGAGCGATACACGCTACAACGAGCGCGATCGCGTGGCCTGTCTGCGTCCGGAGGCGCTGCGTATCGTGCCGCTCGGCGAGGGGCAGTTGCACGGCGCGATCACCTCGGTCGAATGGTATGGCGCGGTGTTGTCGGTCTCCGTCTTACTGGACGCGATGCCCAACGAGCCGGTGCTCGTCACCATGCAGCGCGGCCACGGCATGATGCCGGAGAAGGGCGCGCGTATTTCCTTGCGTTACGAGGCTGACGATGTCGTCCTTATCAACCCCTGA
- the phnS gene encoding 2-aminoethylphosphonate ABC transporter substrate-binding protein codes for MTKTNSLHATAGLARKLLPALVAAAAFGATAMQAHAADAVVLYTADGLENLYKDVLPAFEKKEGVKVNIVTAGSGEVVNRATIEKDQPKADVLVTLPPFIQQADQSGLLQAYQSANYKNVPAIAKASNGAWATFVNNYFSFAINPEVTKTQPKTFADLLHPDFSGKIAYSNPATAGDGMAVIILTSSLMGEDKAFDYLKKLENSAKFHTKGTGYLDVLLSRNEIAVANGDLQMDLDDAANGGLSLKPIFLAHEGGQPTTFQLPYAIGLIKNGPNQAEGKKLIDYLMSKEVQAKVPDIFGIPGRTDVPLAGKNGEAVKQAIAGVKLIPVDWNQVMAKKADWTARWKNDVIGSSGKQIEVVKPK; via the coding sequence ATGACAAAGACGAATTCCCTTCACGCCACGGCCGGCCTCGCACGCAAACTGCTGCCGGCGCTGGTCGCCGCGGCAGCATTCGGCGCTACGGCCATGCAGGCGCACGCAGCCGACGCCGTGGTGCTGTACACCGCCGACGGCCTCGAGAACCTCTACAAGGATGTGCTGCCGGCCTTCGAAAAGAAGGAAGGCGTGAAGGTCAACATCGTCACGGCGGGTAGCGGCGAAGTGGTAAACCGCGCGACCATCGAAAAAGATCAGCCGAAGGCCGACGTGCTTGTCACGCTGCCGCCGTTCATCCAGCAAGCCGACCAGAGCGGCCTGCTGCAGGCTTATCAGAGCGCCAATTACAAGAACGTGCCGGCGATCGCCAAGGCGTCGAACGGTGCATGGGCGACCTTCGTGAACAACTACTTCTCGTTCGCGATCAACCCGGAAGTTACGAAGACCCAGCCGAAGACCTTCGCCGACCTGCTGCATCCGGACTTCAGCGGCAAGATCGCCTACTCGAACCCGGCCACGGCGGGCGACGGCATGGCGGTGATCATCCTGACCTCGTCGCTGATGGGCGAAGACAAGGCGTTCGACTATCTGAAGAAGCTCGAAAACAGCGCCAAGTTCCACACCAAGGGCACGGGCTACCTCGACGTGCTGCTCTCGCGTAACGAAATCGCGGTCGCCAACGGTGACCTGCAAATGGATCTGGACGACGCGGCCAACGGCGGCCTGTCGCTCAAGCCGATTTTCCTCGCGCACGAAGGCGGCCAGCCGACCACGTTCCAGTTGCCGTACGCGATCGGCCTGATCAAGAACGGTCCGAACCAGGCGGAAGGCAAGAAGCTGATCGACTACCTGATGTCGAAGGAAGTGCAGGCGAAAGTGCCGGACATCTTCGGTATTCCGGGCCGCACGGACGTGCCGCTCGCCGGCAAGAACGGCGAAGCGGTCAAGCAGGCTATCGCGGGCGTCAAGCTGATTCCGGTGGACTGGAATCAGGTGATGGCGAAGAAGGCCGACTGGACGGCGCGCTGGAAGAACGACGTGATCGGTTCGTCGGGCAAGCAGATCGAAGTGGTCAAGCCGAAGTAA
- a CDS encoding 2-aminoethylphosphonate--pyruvate transaminase — protein sequence MMMEADVISRVILGNDPILLTPGPLTTSPRTREAMLHDWGSWDAAFNRMTHSVCADLLKIVHGENDYVCVPLQGSGTFAVEATLGTLVPRQGCVLVPNNGAYCARLIKILQRMGIAYIELALREDEPVGAAAIEDAFNIHSRISHVAQVHLETSAGLLNPLDDIAAVCQRHGKSLIVDAMSSFGALPIDLRHGGIDALISASGKCLEGVPGMGFVIVRRSVLEDSEGRSPSLALDLHDQYVYMQKTTQWRFTPPTHVVAALREALDQFSAEGGQPARGARYARNCAALVHGMKALGFEPFLKPEVQAPVIVTFHAPRDPAWQFAAFYAAVREAGYVLYPGKLTQVETFRVGCIGALDANELHDAVAAIGRTLERLGIRVQ from the coding sequence ATGATGATGGAGGCCGATGTGATCTCTCGTGTGATCCTTGGAAACGACCCAATCCTGTTGACCCCGGGACCGCTCACCACCTCACCCCGGACGCGCGAAGCCATGCTGCACGACTGGGGTTCGTGGGACGCCGCGTTCAACCGCATGACCCACAGCGTGTGCGCCGACCTCCTGAAGATCGTACATGGCGAAAATGACTATGTATGCGTACCGCTTCAAGGCAGTGGAACGTTCGCCGTCGAAGCGACCCTTGGCACGCTGGTGCCGCGCCAAGGCTGTGTGCTGGTTCCGAACAACGGCGCGTATTGTGCCCGGCTGATCAAAATATTGCAGCGAATGGGCATCGCCTACATCGAATTGGCGTTGCGCGAGGACGAACCGGTCGGCGCCGCCGCCATCGAAGACGCCTTCAATATCCATTCGCGCATCAGCCACGTCGCGCAAGTACATCTGGAAACGAGCGCCGGCCTGCTCAATCCGCTCGACGATATCGCCGCGGTATGTCAGCGGCACGGCAAGAGCCTGATCGTCGACGCCATGAGTTCGTTCGGCGCCTTGCCGATCGACCTGCGCCACGGCGGCATCGACGCGCTGATCTCGGCGAGCGGCAAGTGCCTCGAAGGCGTGCCCGGCATGGGCTTCGTGATTGTGCGGCGCAGCGTACTGGAGGACAGCGAAGGCCGGTCGCCCTCGCTCGCACTGGATCTGCACGACCAGTACGTCTATATGCAGAAGACGACGCAGTGGCGCTTCACGCCGCCGACCCATGTGGTGGCCGCGCTGCGCGAGGCGCTCGACCAGTTCAGCGCCGAAGGCGGCCAGCCGGCGCGCGGCGCGCGGTACGCACGCAACTGCGCGGCGTTGGTCCACGGGATGAAAGCGCTCGGCTTCGAGCCGTTTCTGAAGCCGGAGGTGCAGGCCCCGGTGATCGTCACCTTCCACGCGCCGCGCGACCCGGCGTGGCAATTCGCGGCGTTCTATGCCGCCGTGCGCGAGGCCGGCTACGTCCTGTATCCGGGCAAGCTGACGCAAGTGGAAACGTTCCGCGTGGGTTGCATCGGCGCGCTCGACGCGAACGAACTTCACGACGCGGTGGCCGCGATCGGCCGCACGCTCGAGCGGCTCGGCATCCGGGTGCAATAG
- a CDS encoding DeoR/GlpR family DNA-binding transcription regulator, producing MLAEQRHQYILAQVAKTGALSVAELVRELNVSRETIRRDLNALAGRGLLVTTHGGALSSDRREPDLDTREAANAGAKRAIGERAAEFVPDGASLIIDSGSTTQAVARALLDRHRLSVYTNDWRIALLLGRRNDNRITLLGGELSDIEDATFGLDTVHQLTQYHADFAFIGAGGISPDGYLTDYSRMAAEVRSRMIAAADMVVVVADHSKFGRVTPVRINGIESARYLVTELAPERTLGKAITAHGPEILIA from the coding sequence ATGCTCGCAGAACAACGTCACCAATACATCCTGGCGCAAGTCGCCAAAACCGGCGCGCTCTCGGTCGCGGAGCTGGTGCGCGAACTGAACGTGTCGCGCGAGACCATTCGCCGTGACCTGAACGCGCTGGCCGGGCGCGGCCTGCTGGTCACGACTCACGGCGGCGCGCTGTCGAGCGATCGGCGCGAGCCCGACCTCGATACACGCGAAGCCGCGAATGCCGGCGCGAAGCGCGCCATCGGCGAACGCGCGGCGGAGTTCGTGCCGGACGGCGCGTCCCTGATCATCGATTCGGGCAGCACCACGCAGGCGGTGGCGCGGGCGTTGCTCGACCGGCATCGTTTGTCCGTGTACACGAACGACTGGCGGATCGCGCTGCTGCTCGGCCGCCGCAACGACAACCGCATCACGCTGCTGGGCGGCGAGCTGTCCGACATCGAAGACGCCACCTTCGGACTCGATACCGTCCATCAACTGACGCAGTATCACGCGGACTTCGCCTTCATCGGCGCGGGCGGGATTTCGCCGGACGGCTATCTGACCGACTACAGCCGCATGGCCGCCGAGGTGCGTAGCCGCATGATCGCCGCGGCGGACATGGTGGTGGTCGTCGCCGATCATTCGAAGTTCGGCCGCGTGACGCCGGTGCGCATCAACGGTATCGAGTCGGCGCGTTATCTGGTGACCGAGCTGGCTCCCGAGCGCACGCTCGGCAAGGCCATCACGGCGCATGGCCCGGAAATCCTGATCGCCTGA
- a CDS encoding ABC1 kinase family protein gives MPPLFRRLLLLFHALRYGARLIWLAAPADHKLHWTIELIGRLHAAGSSGQSLNGVLPALGPLASRFAQTLAERPELATGTLHDAIDAIDHMEAPLPPQESEQALARAFGKPLAALFSAVDLVPVRGGFAEQTHLARLLAPVNGHHEVAIKLVRADQLQQIGDELALLRWVARWLEKFSGTARRLQLRTLAQTFTDDILRRFDLRAEAANLSQTGHHFDGDKRIVVPDVIWDLCTAYTLTMQRVSTLPASDLPGLHAHHIKLAPLATHIVEVVTEQAFEHGFFHATLDARRVRVSIEPDTLGRLVLAEFSIMSSLSTGEREFFVHGATALFDQDYGRLAEMHRDAGHVPHDTRAEMLEAELRTRAEAHFAAEPEDRSAGSLFHHLLHAVHPFEGAVPGRLATAQRSFHQAEMLARALHPGVDTWNITRGVLADIARRDIDHRGWLKRIGRELPHLAHMLPRVPQLAVRYLQHEHDRARTPQQSAQLMAEIGREYRRTRVLLWACAVCGGVLGAGTVLLMW, from the coding sequence ATGCCGCCACTGTTTCGCCGCCTACTGTTGCTGTTCCACGCGCTGCGTTACGGCGCGCGCCTGATCTGGCTTGCCGCGCCGGCAGACCACAAACTGCACTGGACGATCGAGCTGATCGGCCGCTTGCACGCCGCCGGAAGCAGCGGTCAGAGCCTGAACGGCGTGCTGCCGGCGCTCGGGCCATTGGCGAGCCGGTTCGCGCAAACGCTGGCCGAACGGCCCGAACTCGCGACCGGCACCTTGCACGACGCCATCGACGCGATCGATCACATGGAAGCCCCGCTGCCGCCGCAGGAGTCCGAACAGGCGCTCGCGCGCGCTTTCGGCAAGCCGCTCGCCGCGCTGTTCAGCGCGGTGGATCTGGTGCCGGTGCGCGGCGGCTTCGCCGAACAGACGCATCTCGCGCGGCTGCTCGCGCCAGTGAACGGCCATCACGAAGTGGCGATCAAACTGGTGCGCGCCGACCAGTTGCAACAGATCGGCGACGAACTCGCGCTGTTGCGCTGGGTCGCGCGCTGGCTGGAGAAGTTCTCCGGCACCGCGCGCCGCCTGCAATTGCGCACGCTGGCGCAGACCTTCACGGACGACATCCTGCGCCGCTTCGATCTGCGCGCCGAAGCCGCCAATCTCAGCCAGACCGGCCATCATTTCGACGGCGACAAGCGCATCGTCGTGCCGGACGTGATCTGGGATCTCTGCACCGCCTACACGCTGACCATGCAACGCGTCAGCACCTTGCCGGCGAGCGATCTACCCGGCTTGCACGCGCATCACATCAAGCTCGCGCCGCTCGCCACCCATATCGTCGAAGTGGTGACCGAGCAGGCGTTCGAGCACGGCTTCTTTCACGCCACGCTCGACGCCCGCCGCGTGCGCGTGAGCATCGAACCGGACACGCTGGGGCGCCTCGTGCTGGCGGAATTTTCAATCATGTCGAGTCTCTCGACCGGCGAGCGCGAGTTCTTCGTGCACGGCGCGACCGCGCTGTTCGACCAGGACTACGGGCGGCTCGCCGAAATGCATCGCGACGCCGGACACGTGCCGCACGACACGCGCGCCGAGATGCTCGAAGCCGAGTTGCGCACCCGCGCGGAGGCGCATTTCGCGGCCGAGCCGGAAGACCGTTCGGCGGGTTCGCTGTTTCATCATCTGCTGCATGCGGTACATCCGTTCGAGGGCGCGGTGCCCGGGCGGCTCGCGACGGCGCAGCGCTCATTTCATCAAGCGGAAATGCTGGCGCGCGCGCTGCATCCCGGCGTCGACACGTGGAATATCACCCGCGGCGTGCTGGCGGATATCGCCCGGCGCGATATCGATCACCGCGGCTGGCTCAAACGGATTGGACGCGAGTTGCCGCATCTCGCGCATATGCTGCCGCGTGTGCCGCAACTGGCGGTTCGATATCTGCAACACGAGCATGATCGCGCGCGCACGCCGCAGCAGAGTGCGCAACTGATGGCGGAGATTGGCCGCGAATACCGGCGCACGCGTGTGCTGCTGTGGGCGTGCGCGGTGTGTGGCGGCGTGCTCGGCGCGGGGACGGTGCTGCTGATGTGGTGA
- a CDS encoding DMT family transporter: MLASFIAAVFVVLWSTGFVVARAITPYADPNLFLLARFGGTALIFALAALFARATWPSGRDLGKHLVAGALLQGVYLGAGYWAVAQGLSAGVMALLGALQPLATAAVAAPLFGERLSRRGWTGMALGLAGVVLVLEPKLTAATAPTPHGSAPAWLVVLISIAAIGAITAGTLFQKTSLARADIRSASAVQNFGAALVAAVLALALGEHRWIASATLWGSLAWGIVMLSGISVTLLVWMVRRGDAARATALMFLAPPLAALEGYVGFGETLLPLQIAGFAVALVGVLLTRS, from the coding sequence ATGCTCGCTTCCTTTATCGCCGCTGTTTTCGTCGTGTTGTGGTCGACCGGTTTCGTGGTCGCCCGCGCGATCACACCGTACGCGGATCCCAACCTCTTCCTGCTCGCGCGCTTCGGCGGCACGGCGCTGATATTCGCGCTGGCCGCGCTGTTTGCACGCGCCACCTGGCCGAGTGGGCGCGACCTCGGCAAACATCTGGTGGCGGGCGCGCTCCTGCAAGGCGTCTATCTCGGCGCGGGTTACTGGGCCGTCGCGCAAGGCTTGAGCGCCGGCGTGATGGCTTTGCTCGGCGCGCTGCAACCGCTCGCGACGGCCGCCGTCGCGGCGCCGCTCTTCGGCGAGCGGTTGTCGCGGCGCGGCTGGACTGGCATGGCGCTCGGCCTCGCCGGCGTCGTGCTGGTGCTCGAACCGAAGCTGACGGCGGCCACGGCGCCGACGCCGCACGGCAGCGCGCCCGCATGGCTGGTCGTGCTGATCTCGATCGCCGCGATCGGCGCGATCACGGCGGGCACGTTGTTCCAGAAGACTTCGCTGGCCAGGGCCGATATTCGCAGCGCGAGCGCGGTGCAGAACTTCGGCGCCGCGCTCGTCGCGGCCGTGCTTGCGCTCGCGCTCGGTGAACATCGCTGGATTGCGTCCGCCACGCTGTGGGGATCGCTCGCGTGGGGGATCGTGATGCTCTCCGGCATCAGCGTGACGTTGCTGGTGTGGATGGTCAGACGCGGCGACGCTGCGCGCGCGACTGCGCTGATGTTTCTCGCTCCGCCGCTCGCCGCGCTCGAAGGCTATGTCGGCTTCGGCGAGACGCTGCTGCCGCTGCAGATCGCGGGGTTTGCCGTTGCGTTGGTGGGGGTGTTGCTGACGCGGTCGTGA